Part of the Jatrophihabitans sp. GAS493 genome, CCGTGGCGGCGGTGGCGAACCGGGTCCCCTCGTCAGTCGGGAGCAACCCCCCGGGAAGGCAGTGACTCAGCCGGACAACGCCGTCGCCGATGACCCGGACGTGCCCGATCCCGGCGGTGGCCAGGATCGAACCGATGGTGGCGGCCAATCGGCCGGAACCCTGCACGAGGACGATGCGTTCGGAGCGGGTGCCGAGCAGGTCGGCCCCCTTCTCGCCGCGACGAGTCCGCAGGGCGCCCAGTTCGCTCTCCAATCGCGGTGGCCCGGGGTGGCGTAACGCCCCGGAGGCGGTGACCATGAAGCCGGCCGAGTCGAGGTCGCCGCGGGCCTCGTCGATCCGGTCGGTCGGTTCGGTCGTGGGTTCGGTAGTGGGTTCGGTGACGGGTTCGGTGACGGGCGGCGTATGCCGGTGCAGCAGGGACGCCACCTCCTGGGGCACGATCCCGTCGACGATCACCCGCCGCGTGCCCAACTCGACTTGAACCGCGTGCGGGGATCGCCAGAGCACCCTCGCATGCGGGTTGAGTACCAGTTCGGCGTCGGACACGTGTTGCACTTTCCCAGGTTTTCCCCCGCGGTGCATTTGGTTATCCACAGGGATTGTGATCGTTCGATGAGCTAGAGGTCAGGAAACGCGAAGGATCACCCTCAACCCGATGTCCACACCTGTGGATATCGATGTGGAAAGGTCACGCGCGGTGCGCCGGCGGATTGTGAGCCTCGCTGTCACACCCAGTCGCTACCGTAGGGAGGTGACCGCACCCCGCCGACCATCCGGCTCGCCGCCCAAGTCGCCATCCGGCTCCTCATCGGCCTACTCCGCCCAATCGGCCGGCCTCAACATCGCTCCCGACGTAGCCTTCGACCCGGCGGCAACCCCACTGGTCGAGGTACGGCGCAGCGCCCGGCGCCGGCGTACCGTGTCGGCCTACCGCGACGGGGATCGCATCGTCGTCCTCATCCCGCAGCGCTTCAGCCGGGCGCAGGAGCGCGAATATGTGGAGAAGATGGTCGGGCAGCTCTCCGCCACCGAGGCGCGCCGGCAGCAGCGCTCCCGCTCCCGCAGCAGCGATGAAGCCCTGATGGCCCGGGTGCGGCAGTTGAGTGAGCGCTACCTCGACGGACGGGCCTACCCAACTTCAATCCGCTGGGTCCCGGCGATGCGCACCCGTTGGGCCTCCTGCACACCGCTGGACGGGAGCATCCGGGTCTCCACACGGCTTCAGCAGATGCCTGATTGGGTGCTCGACTACGTGCTGGTCCACGAGTTGGTGCACCTTCAGGTGCCCGGTCACGGGCCGGAGTTCTGGGCGCTGGTAGCCAACTACCCGCGCACCGAGCGCGCCCGCGGATACCTCGACGGGGTCAGCGCCGCCGCCCACCTCGACATCGTCGAAGATGGTGACGACACCACCGACAGCGGGCGCGGGGATCTACAAGCTAACTAACTTAGCCGAACTGTCGGGGTCGGTATCGCCACCCGGCGTCACTCCGAGGGGGGCGGCTGCTCCGTGTCCTTGGGTCCGCTCGTCTCGGAGCGCTCGGTCGGCTCGTCGAGCTGGCGAAGTTCGTCACTGGCCCCGCTGATCTGATCAGCGGACGTGGGGACGTCCAGCTCGGCCATCGGGTCAGAGCCCACCCGCTCGGCGAATCCCAGTGGGTCGTCGAGGTCCTCAGCGGAGGGGAGCAGGTCAGGGTGGGACCAGAGCTCGTCGCGGGCACTGAGCCCGTGCTTCTCGGTTACCGCCCACCAGAGTGCCGCGGCCTCTCGCAGTCGACGCGGTCGCATCTCCAACCCGACGAGGGTGGAGAAGGTCTGCTCGGCCGGGCCGCCGGCCGCGCGCCGCCGCCGCGACGTCTCGCGCAGTGCCGAGGCTCCCGGCATCCGGTCCTGGGCGGCCGCCGCGACGACAGAGTCGACCCAGCCCTCGACGAGCGCCAGCAGGGTCTCCAGGCGTCGTAACGCCGCCTCCTGGGCCGGTGTGTCGGCTGGCGTGAAGAGTTCGCCGTTGAGGGCGTTCTGCATGCTCTCGGGGTTGGTCGGGTCGATCTCGCCCATGGCCCGCTGTAGGGCCTCCGGGTCGATGGTGATGCCACGGGCGTAGGCGGCGACCGCTTCAAGCAGCTGCTGGCGCAGCCAAGGGACGTGGCCGAAGAGGCGCTGATGGGCCGCCTCGCGCAGGGCCAGGTACAGCCGCACCTCCTCGTCCGGGAGTTCGAGTCCGTCGCCGAACGCGGTGACGTTCTCCGGCAGCAGGACCGCCGTACCCGGCGCGGCCAGCGGCAGGCCGACGTCGGTCGAGCCGATCACCTCCGCGGCCATACCGGCCAGGCCCTGCCCGACCTGCGCGCCGAACATGAGGCCGCCGAGTTGGGTCATGACTCCAGCCATGGGCCCGGCCGCGGCCAGCGCCTCGGCCGGAACGGCGGCCGACATGGAGGCAACCACCCGCTCAGCCACCGGGTCGCAGAGCACGCCCCACACGTTCAGGGTCTTCTCGATCCACTCGACCCGGGTCCAGGCCTCGGTGGTGGTGATGCCGGAGGGGAGATCGGTGACGGCATCGAGCCAGACATCGGCCAGACGTAGTGCGTCGGTTACCTCGCGCCGCTCGGCGTCGGTGACGGCTCGGTAGTTCGCGGCGATGGTGGAGATGGCGATCTGGCGGGCCAGGTCCCAGTTGACCGGTCCACCGCTCCAGGAGAGCAACTTCTGAAGTTCCGCGAAGAGCGGAATCTTGCCGGCGAGGTCATCGCCGCCGCTACCGCCACCGCCGATGCCGCCGCCACCGATACCGCCGCCACCGATACCGCCAAAGCCGAACCCGCCGCCGGAGCCGCCGGGTGGGTTGTTGGGTCCGAATCCGAAGGGAATGCTCATCGTCGACCTCGTTCTGCTGTGGGTGGGCGCGGACTGACGGTGGCAGCAATCGCCGCCGTGGCAGCCCGTCGGGGTCCAGGTTCGCCTGGGCTTCGCAGCGTGGTGATCGTCGCGAATTGGGCTGCGAAGAGACCGGCTGGGCGCCGCGCGTAACTTTCTCGTCTCACGTTAGTGCCAACGCACCGCAGATTGAATGCGTGCCTGAGGCGTTGCGCCAGCAGCGAACGCCTCCGCAGCGGTAGCGTCGCCGGGGTGAGCGGTCTCGTCGAGCGGCTGTCGGGGGAGTACGCATGGGCCATCTGGCTCGCGGCTCCGCTGCTCATTACCCTGTTTGCCTCGCTGTGGATGTGGTGGCGCGGACGGGCCCGTGGTGTTCCCGCCGCGGGCTCAGCCATCAAGGCTCATCACAGATACCTGGATACCCTCAGCGCTGTCGCAGCCAGCACGGCACAGCCGAGTCGGCCGGCCGCGTACTCAGCAGCGTGGTCGCCCACTGAGCCCGAAGCGGCGTCTGACGAACCGGCCGAGGATGGTCCCGACGGGCTGGAGGAGCCTGCGAAACAGGAGACCCTGGAGTCTTCCAGCTAGGGTGCTGGGGTGAGTCGTCGTACTAAAACCCTGGTCACCAGCGCTGTTCTCGTCATTCTTCTCGGATTCGTGGCGTTCACGCTGCCTGTCCCATACGTGATTCTGAGCCCGGGACCGACGCTCAACACCCTCGGTACCGACAACAGCGGAGCGCAGATCATCGTGCTCAACGGTCGTCAGGCCAAGGCCACCACCGGTCATCTGAACCTCACCACGGTGAGCGAACAGTCGCAGCGGATTACTTCGGTGCAGGCGCTCATCGGTTGGCTGAAGGACGATCAGGTGGTGGTTCCGCGGGCATCGATCTTCCCGCCTGGGCAGTCGCAGCAGCAGGTCGATCAGCAGAACACCCAGGACTTCAGCCAGTCCCAGGATTCGGCCACCGCCGCCGCGGCCTGTGAACTCGGCTACCCGAAGAGCTTCGGTGTCTCCAGCGTGGACTCCACGCTCGGGGCGGCCGGGCAGCTGAAGAGCGGCGACAAGTTCGTCTCGGTCGACGGGGTGCCGGTGGCGACCCCGGAGGCGCTCTCAGCGGCGCTGAAGACCAAGAAGGCCGGGGACGTGGTGACCGTCGTGGTCGATCGAAACGGCGTTCAGCAGACAGCCAAGGTCAAGCTGGGCCCACCGGCGGCCGGCGGCACGGTCCCTCGTCTCGGTGTCGTGGTGACACAGGGCTGCCTCTTCCCGTTCGGCGTCGACCTCGGCTTGGGCAATCAGATCGGCGGCCCATCGGCGGGTCTGATGTTCGCCCTGGGCATCATGGACAAGGTCGGCACGGCCGATCTCACCAACGGAAAATTCATCGCCGGCACCGGCGAGATCAGCCCGGACGGGACGGTCGGGCCGATCGGCGGTATCGCGCTGAAGATGATCGCCGCCCGCCGGGCCGGAGCCACCGTCTTCCTCGCTCCGGCCGGAAACTGCTCGGATGTGAAGGGCAATATCCCCGACGGCCTCAACGTGGTGAAGGTCGAGACGCTGCACGGCGCGGTACAGGACCTCAAGGCGCTGCAGGAGGGGCAGCCGGTTCCGCATTGCTGAGCGACCCGCATTTGCTGAGCGACCCGAATTTGCTGAGCGACCCGAGTTTGCCGGCCTGACGCGCTACTCCGCGAAGGTGGCGAGCAATGCCTCGACCAGGTTCGGCGCGAGTGTCTGACCGGTGAGCAGGTCCTCTTCGGCGTCCGCCCCGTCGGCCCCACCCGCTGAGGGGCGGAGCCGGAGCATCGAGGAGGCGGTGCCATCGCGCAGCACGGCGACCACGAGGCGAGCCTCCCGTCGTTGCGGGTGCTCGAGTACCGCGGTGGCGATGGCGTCGTCACTGAACCCGGCGTCGGCCTCCGGGGGCAGGAAGACGATCTCCTGGGAGAGCGCGCAGCCCAGAATGGACTCCGGCCAGCCGATCTGGGCCAGCATCTGCTCGATATCACCGGTCGGCAGATCCTCCTGCTCGATCGGGGTGAGCGCATCCGGGGCGATCTCGTCGCCCTCGGTGAGGCCGAGACTCGTCGCCGCGCCGGCGTCGGAGGCGACGAGCTCCCGTGTCGCGACCATCGCGAAGAGGCGGGGCACCTGATCCCATCCAGCGGTCGATACATGATTTTCGATTTCGGCAGCGAGCGAGTCGAGCTGCCACTGGGCAGAGGTCACCTCCCCATCATTGCCTATGCCCACTCAAATGCTGTGCTCAGCTCGGTGATCCGGCGCACGGAACCTCGTTGTCACTGGGTACGTTGTCCTAGCTAGCAGGCATCCGAGTGCGGAGCCTCTGCAGTGACTATGAAGGAGCAATGCCCGTGGTAATGCGGCCGCCGATCCCCGCCGTCTCGCTGTCGCGTCGAGGCAAGATCATCATCTCGGTAGTGGTGCTGGTATTCCTGCTCCTCACCCTCGCGAACTCCTTCGTCGGGGTGTACATCGACTGGCTCTGGTTCGGTGAAGTCGGGTATCGCAGCGTCTACAAGAAGATCTTCTTCACCCGGGCGACCCTGGTGGTCGTCTTCGGGCTGCTGATGGCGGCCGCGATTGCCGCGAACCTGATCATCACCTATGTGCTGCGCCCGCCGTTTCGTCCGATGTCGGCTGAGCAGCAGAACCTCGAGCGTTACCGGGTGATCCTGGAATCGCGCAAGAAGCTGGCTTTCACAGTCGTGGTGGTCCTCGCCGGTCTAGCCGCCGGGCTGTCGGCGCAGTCGAACTGGCAGGCGTGGCTGCTCTGGCGCAACGGTGGCAGCTTCGGGATCAAGGATCCGCAGTTCGGCAAAGACATCTCATTCTTCGCCTTCGACTACCCGATATTCCGGATTCTGCTCGGCTTCGGCTTCAGCATGGTGATCTTCTCGCTGCTCCTCGCGATTGCCCTGCACTACCTCTTCGGCTCCATCCGATTGCAGACGCCGGGGCAGAAGATCTCGATCGCCGCGCGTCGGCACATCACGGTGCTCGTCTTCATCTTCATCCTGCTGAAGGCGGTCGGCTACTGGCTGGACCGCTACGGCCTGGTCTACTCCGACCGCGGCAAGGTCACCGGCGCTTCGTACACCGAT contains:
- a CDS encoding M48 family metallopeptidase, whose product is MTAPRRPSGSPPKSPSGSSSAYSAQSAGLNIAPDVAFDPAATPLVEVRRSARRRRTVSAYRDGDRIVVLIPQRFSRAQEREYVEKMVGQLSATEARRQQRSRSRSSDEALMARVRQLSERYLDGRAYPTSIRWVPAMRTRWASCTPLDGSIRVSTRLQQMPDWVLDYVLVHELVHLQVPGHGPEFWALVANYPRTERARGYLDGVSAAAHLDIVEDGDDTTDSGRGDLQAN
- a CDS encoding zinc-dependent metalloprotease, whose protein sequence is MSIPFGFGPNNPPGGSGGGFGFGGIGGGGIGGGGIGGGGSGGDDLAGKIPLFAELQKLLSWSGGPVNWDLARQIAISTIAANYRAVTDAERREVTDALRLADVWLDAVTDLPSGITTTEAWTRVEWIEKTLNVWGVLCDPVAERVVASMSAAVPAEALAAAGPMAGVMTQLGGLMFGAQVGQGLAGMAAEVIGSTDVGLPLAAPGTAVLLPENVTAFGDGLELPDEEVRLYLALREAAHQRLFGHVPWLRQQLLEAVAAYARGITIDPEALQRAMGEIDPTNPESMQNALNGELFTPADTPAQEAALRRLETLLALVEGWVDSVVAAAAQDRMPGASALRETSRRRRAAGGPAEQTFSTLVGLEMRPRRLREAAALWWAVTEKHGLSARDELWSHPDLLPSAEDLDDPLGFAERVGSDPMAELDVPTSADQISGASDELRQLDEPTERSETSGPKDTEQPPPSE
- a CDS encoding PDZ domain-containing protein, encoding MSRRTKTLVTSAVLVILLGFVAFTLPVPYVILSPGPTLNTLGTDNSGAQIIVLNGRQAKATTGHLNLTTVSEQSQRITSVQALIGWLKDDQVVVPRASIFPPGQSQQQVDQQNTQDFSQSQDSATAAAACELGYPKSFGVSSVDSTLGAAGQLKSGDKFVSVDGVPVATPEALSAALKTKKAGDVVTVVVDRNGVQQTAKVKLGPPAAGGTVPRLGVVVTQGCLFPFGVDLGLGNQIGGPSAGLMFALGIMDKVGTADLTNGKFIAGTGEISPDGTVGPIGGIALKMIAARRAGATVFLAPAGNCSDVKGNIPDGLNVVKVETLHGAVQDLKALQEGQPVPHC
- a CDS encoding PPA1309 family protein, whose translation is MTSAQWQLDSLAAEIENHVSTAGWDQVPRLFAMVATRELVASDAGAATSLGLTEGDEIAPDALTPIEQEDLPTGDIEQMLAQIGWPESILGCALSQEIVFLPPEADAGFSDDAIATAVLEHPQRREARLVVAVLRDGTASSMLRLRPSAGGADGADAEEDLLTGQTLAPNLVEALLATFAE